aggaggaggaggaggaagaagaggaggaggaggaggagggggaggaggaggaggaggaggaggaggaggaggaggaggaggaggaggagggggaggaggaggaggaggaggaggaggaggaggaggccgaggaagtggaggaggaggagggaggaggaggagggagaggaggaggaggaggaggaggaggaggaggaggaggaagaggaggaggaggaggaggaggaggaggaggagggggaggaggagggggaggaggaggaggaggaggaggaggaggaggagggggaggaggaggaggaggaggaggaggaggaggaggaggaggaggaggaggaggaggaggaggaggaggaggaagaggaggaggaggaggaggaggagggggaggaggaggaggaggaggaggaggccgaggaagtggaggaggaggagggggaggaggaggagggataggaggaggagggagaggaggaggaggaggaggaggaggaggaggaggaggaggaggaagaggaggccgaggaagtggaggaggaggaagaggaagagggaggagggagaggaggaggaggaggaggaggaggaggaggaggaggaggaggaggaggaggaggaggaggaggagggggaggaggaggagggaggggaggaggagtaggaggaggaggaggaggaggaggaggaggaagaggaagaggaggaggaggaggaggaagaggaggaggaggaagaggaagaggaggaggaggaggaggaggagggaagaggaagaggaggaagtagaggaggaggaggaggaggaggaggaggaggaggaggaggaagaggaggaggaggaggtggaggaggaggggaaggggaggaggaggaggagaagaagaagcaggaggaggaggagaagcaggaggaggaggagaagcaggagagaggccgatggggaaggaggagatggaggagcagagaggaggggaggaaggaggagaggagagggagggaggaggagaaagacgcaCGAgacggaggaggacggagagctcatggaggaggagggatagccGCCGAGGACTTGGGCTTCTGTGGCTCTCGCTGGCTCTCTGTCTGGCTCTTGCGGGCTTGCTGGGCTCCTGGCTTTCTGGGCTCTCTGGCTGTGGTGGCATCTCTGCGGCTGCACGGGTCTCTGCGGTTTGGCTCTTGCGGTCTTCTCTGGGCTTGGCTCTCTGCGGCTCTGTGGTGCTCTCTGCGGCATTGGTTCGGGCTCTCGGGGCTGGCTCTCTGGCTGGTCTCTCTGCTGGCTCTCTGCGGTCTTGCGGTTCTGGCTCTCTGCTGGCTCTCTGCTGGCTCTTGCTGGCTCTCTGCTGGCTCTCTGCTGGCTCTCTGCGTGGCTCTCTGCGGTCTCTTGCGGCTCTCTGCGGCTCTCTTGCTGGGCTCTCTGCGGGCTCTCTGCTGGCTCTCTGCTGGCTCTCTGCTGGCTCTCTGCTGGCTCTCTGCTGGCTCTCTGCTGGCTCTCTGCTGGCTCTCTGCTGGCTCTCTGCTGGCTCTCTGCTGGCTCTCTGCGGGCTCTCTGCTGGGCTCTCTGCTGGCTCTCTGCTGGCTCTCTGCTCTGGCCTCTCTGCTGGCTCTCTGCGGGCTCTCTGCGGGCTCTCTGCGGGCTCTCTGCGGGCTCCTCTGCTGGCTCTCTGCTGGCTCTCTGCTGGCTCTCTGCTGGCTCTCTGCGGCTCTCTGCTGGCTCTCTGCTGGCTCTCTGCTGGCTCTCTGCGGGCTCTCTGCTGGCTCTCTGCGGGCTCTCTGCTGGCTCTCTGCTGGCTCTCTGCGGGCTCTCTGCGGGCTCTCTGCGGGCTCTCTGCTGGCTCTCTGCTGGCTCTCTGCGGGCTCTCTGCGGGCTCTCTGCGGGCTCTCTGCTGGCTCTCTGCGGGCTCTCTGCGGGCTCTCTGCGGGCTCTCTGCTGGCTCTCTGCGGGCTCTCTGCGGGCTCTCTGCGGGCTCTCTGCTGGCTCTCTGCGGGCTCTCTGCGGGCTCTCTGCGGGCTCTCTGCTGGCTCTCTCTCTACTGGCTCTCTGCGGGCTCTCTGCGGGCTCTCTGCGGGCTCTCTGCTGGCTCTCTGCGGGCTCTCTGCGTGCTCTCTGCTGGCTCTCTGCGGGCTCTCTGCGGGCTCTCTGCTGGGCTCTCTGCTGGCTCTCTGCGGGCTCTCTGCGGGCTCTCTGCGGGCTCTCTGCGGGCTCTCTGCGGGCTCTCTGCGGGCTCTCTGCGGGCTCTCTGCGGGCTCTCTGCGGGCTCTCTGCGGGCTCTCTGCTGGCTCTCTGCGGGCTCTCTGCGGGCTCTCTGCGGGCTCTCTGCTGGCTCTCTGCGGGCTCTCTGCTGGCTCTCTGCGGGCTCTCTGCTGGCTCTCTGCGGGCTCTCTGCTGGCTCTCTGCTGGCTCTCTGCTGGCTCTCTGCGGGCTCTCTGCTGGCTCTCTGCTGGCTCTCTGCTGGCTCTCTGCTGGCTCTCTGCTGGCTCTCTGCTGGCTCTctgctgtatttatatatatatatataaatatatatatgcatatgcagacagatatagatataaatagacagacagactgatagaaacatcgacagatagacaggcagagaaagagtctAGAAAAAGAAATCCTTTTACGACAATAATCTAAGAAAATCAGCattgcaacgaaaaaaaaaagaaaaaaaaatatagaacaaaaacgaaaaagaaagacaaatatagaaaaatataaaaaagaaaaagaaagaaaaagaaaaaaatatagaaaagaaagaaaaaagaaagaacaagacagaaagaaaagaaagaaaatatagagaaaaagaaagaaaaagaacgaacaagacagaaaaaaagaaaagaaagaaatatagagaaaataaagaaaaagaaagaagacaagggaacagaagaagaagaaaaaaaaagtggggggggggggagagataatcgTGCTTTTGTCTTtagcaaaatagaaagaaaagacaaaggagaagaaactaTAAATAAAAGACTATTGAACACGAGGAGCCGGGCCTAAATAAAATGCTTATCTGATACAACGTGACGCAAGTAAGGCTAAATAGCAAGAAAATTCTCTATGTTGAAAGGGAGGTAATTGGAAGGTGGCCAGTCTTCCGCCTCTAAGATTTTCTGCTTCGCGTTttgcttctctttattttcctcttcttctacctccttcttccgTCGCCGTCTtctgctctgcctctctctcctcctttccccccttatctttcctcctttttcataaCCTTTTCCTGCTGCTTCTTAttcgcctttcttcttctcccttcccttctcccctgctcttcctccttcccgtctttctctacctcctcctcctcttcctcctcctccacctttttctcctcccttcaccaTCGTATCagtattcctccttttcttcatcccttcatcttctcctcatctccttctcctcctcctttactttctcctcttcctcctccttctcctttaccacAATGCTTATCCTATttccatcatcatatcattatttcttttcctcttcttcctcccatttttatccttctcctcctccttctctttctttaccttctctcctccttctctttctttaccttctcctcctccttcccatgatAGACAACAACGAACCGAGAAAAAATACCGGTTTACTGAACACAATGAAGCAATTCAACctcattctttaaaaaatataaagaaaaaaactaaatttaaagcgaattgggagggagagagagcggggagaataaacatgattttcttttcctttttttaaatttggttttattattattacttcttggagtgggtgggtgggtagggggtcaTATGAAGGTTTTTGAGGGAGAGGTCAAGGGGTCAGGGTAGGGTAGGTGGGGGGGTTAAGACTGATAATGgtgctttctcctcccccccccctttcttgtgaaattttctttccctttctcttccttccttccctcttaacctcgaataataaatgtgcataaactgacggtctaactacctcggcgcagtgtacttgcctcgaagaagaatgatgataatgataataatgataatagtgataataatgatgataatgataataatgataatagtgataataatgatgataatgataataatactaattatgattataataccacaaacaacaacaatactgatgatgacaataataacagtaacgacaacaatgataataagaacagaacAAGAATAGGATTTTCATAATGtgatgcgcgcgtgcgtgtctgtttgcatgtgtgtctgtgtttaaatGTAAGTGTGAACATATAGTTTTTTTGTAagagtatgtatctgtgtgtgcatgattgtgtgtgcatatgtgttattTAACATTTGCACCGTCAATTATCCTCCCATTACACaccaaaaatgaagagaaagggaagatcaCTCCAGGCGTAAAAGGCAAGTGTAACGTATGGAAGCAAATTTATAAAAAGATGATggttatgacgatgacgatgattgggatgataaaaataatagcaataattataatactaacgatgataatattaatgattgtcATAATAACTCAATTATagtgatgtttataataaaagtagtaatatgatgagatgaaaagatgataatagcagtaataataattataataatggaaataatgttgatgatgataataataataataacaataatagtaataataataacaataatagtaataataataataatgatactatataataataatagtaataatgataatgataattatgtagtaataaaagcagtaataataatatggtaataatgatgatattgatgatgataaacatgataataatgatgataataataataatgatgttaagaataatattaatgatgatgataatgataatgatattgatactactaataatattaacaacaacaacaacaatactactactactactagtaataatagtgataatgataataattatgatgataatgataataatgataataataataatagtgataatgataacaatgataataatgataataataataataataataataatgttaataatgataataataataataatagtaataataaaaataacaataataatgataataagaataataatagtaataaagataatgatgatgatgatgataataataataaaataataataataataataataaaaataataatgataataatagaaataataataatgataatgataatgatgatgatgataataataataataataatgataacaataataataataataatgaaaataataataatgataataataatgataaacataataataataataacaataataatattaatactgatgctactactactaataacaacaacaacaacaacaacaacaataataataataatgataataataataataataataataataataataataataataataataataatgatattgataatgatgatgataatgataataataataataataataataataataataataataataataataataataataataataataataataataataataataataataataataataacaataacaataataataataatgataattacaatgatgatgatggtaataataataataataatgataatactactactactactactactactaataataataatgataataatgaaaataatgataatgataataataataataataataataataataataatgataataataataataataatcataataataatgatagtactactacgaatgatgataataataataatgataataatgataataatgataatgatcatgatggtaataatattaataataataataataataataataacaataatagtaatgctactactactactaatgataataataataataataataataataataatgataataatgataataatgataataataataataacaatagtaataataatattaatgataataataataataataatgataataataataacaatgataataataataataataaaaaaataataataataatgataataataatactgatactactactactactaataataatgatgatgccaatgataatgagaatgacaatgataaataatcatgatagaaaaaataatgctaatgatgatgatgataataataataataataataataataataataataataataatgataataataataataataataatgaaaataataataataataatgataataataataataataataataataataatgataataataataagaatgataatgatgatgatgatgatgataataataataataatgataataataataataatgataataataatgatgatgatgatgatgatgataatactactactacgactactaataatactgataataataataataataacagtactactactactactaatgataataataataatggcaataatagtaataataacaataataacgatagtaatagtaatagcaaatagtaattaatagtaatgataataacgttcataataatgatgacaacaataatgctaacaaattatagtgataaaagtaataacgataataataataatagtgataataatagtaataataataataataataataatgataataataataataaaaaaataataatattaatgttaataataataataatgatgatgataataataataataatagtaataatagtaataataataataataataatgataataatgataataataacaatatgataataatgataataataatgataataatgatgataataatgacaatgataatgctaacaaagaataatgataatgatagtaataattatgataaaaaggttaatggtaacaacaataatgataatgataataatgacaatgataatgatgatgataataataatgataatattgatactactaataatgataatgataataacagcaacaacaataatattaatgataatgataatattaatgataatgataatgataatcataataataataataataataaaaataatgataataataataataataataataataataataattttaataataataataataataataatgatagtagtagtagtagtaataataataataataataatgataatgataatgataatgataatattgacaacagtgataatgacaatgctgataacaaaaatgatgctaGTAGGAATGAGATATACAGCAATGATGACTTCGTCCGCGATATAAAAGTCTACGGGAACAAAACCCACGTTTAGTTTACCTCTGACGGCCTCGTATTTCTCcgaaaaaagaaattgataaatgttatcttttaatatcttccttttttgttttatttaattcatGGAAAAGTAATGCTTGGtgttaaaacaaatatgaaaagaaggccttagaaaaggaaataagacatTTTTTCTTTAAACTCTATCATACATTTATGCATTGCATTTACTGGgagttatttatacatttatatatatatatatatatatatatatatatatatatatatatatatacacacacacacacacacacacacacacacacacgtgtgtgtgtgtgtgtgtgtgtgtgtgtgtgtgtgtgtgtgtgtgtgtatgtgtttgcgcgcttgtgtgtgtatgtgtgcgtgtgtgtgtgtatatgtgtatttatgtgtgtatgtgtgtatgtgtgcgtgcgtgtgtgtgtatgtgtgtgtgtgcgtgtgtgtgtgtgtttatgtgcgcctTATAGCGAGTTTCGGGCGCTTCTCGTAACCGGCCCTTGGAGCGAGTAAGCCACTGACCAAAGGTAACAAACCAAACACGATAATATAAGTAACAAGTAACTCACAAGGATATTTTTAGAATCTTAAATGCATTGTGCAATTattcacaacacacatatatacatacatttatgtacacacacacacacacacacacacacacacacacacacacacacacacacacacatatatatatatatatatatacatatatacatataaatatatatatgtgcatatatacatgagagagacacacatatatatgtcaatatatatacatgtatatacataaatacatacatatatatatatatatatatatatatgaatatatatatatatatatatatatatatatatatatatatacatgtatttatatacatacatatatatatatatatatatatatatatatatatatatatatatatgtatatatatatatatatatatatatatatatatatatatatatacatatatatacacatataaacacacacacatatttatacatatatatatatatatatatatatatatatatatatatatatatatatatatatatatacctatatatacatacaaacatatgtatatatatacatatatataaaaaaaaaaaaaaaattaaatatatatatatatatatatatgtatatatatatatatatatgtatgtatacacacacacacactgtgtgtgtatgggtgttgtgtatgtatccatgcgcgtaggtgtgtgtgagtattgaCATATTACGCCCGTGCTTCCGTGCGTGCGTCTACACCCTTCTAAACGCAAGCTCCGTATAGATTTTGCGCATCCGCGTTTCCCGGAATTTTGCCTTCATGATCCGACGCGAAGGCAAAGAGCTGACACATCAACCCCTTCGAGCTCCTTTGAGCATCTTAAGACATAAACCAAAGGCGAGGAAGAcctgctccttcccttcccttcggaGTAATGATCCGAGAACAGTTTATTTCGAACGGATCGTCCAAAactttcttctccgtctttattatcgtctttttttcgtcttcttcgttttcttgt
Above is a window of Penaeus chinensis breed Huanghai No. 1 chromosome 19, ASM1920278v2, whole genome shotgun sequence DNA encoding:
- the LOC125034929 gene encoding LOW QUALITY PROTEIN: serine/arginine repetitive matrix protein 2-like (The sequence of the model RefSeq protein was modified relative to this genomic sequence to represent the inferred CDS: deleted 1 base in 1 codon): MSSRSKPSVVRSNTQAVLANSMTVIGAQRWSWAHLEGDHRLTPKHNPIHVERARQPPIHNLDRCKRPDGGFDPLRVNEESIRGNRCDGPNALSGGLPTKVNAEMLIRFRGDWNVFGHLSPRLSVTLSGHCFGQHFPLLPTLSLALPSDTVTSARVIDNIVSGGAESQQRASREPAESQQRASREPAESPQRASREPAESQQRARREPAESPQRASREPAESQQRARREPAESPQRASREPAESPQRARREPAESPQRARREPAESPQRARREPAESQQRAQQRARREPAESQQRARREPAESQQRARREPAESPQRASRERASREPAESPQRARREPAESPQRARREPAESQQRARREPAESPQRASREPAESPQRARREPAESQQRARREPAESPQRASREPAESPQRASREPAESQQRASREPAESRREPAESQQRASREPAEEPAESPQRARREPAESQQRGQSREPAESQQRAQQRARREPAESQQRASREPAESQQRASREPAESQQRASREPAESPQRAQQESRREPQETAESHAESQQRASREPARASREPAESQNRKTAESQQRDQPESQPREPEPMPQRAPQSRREPSPEKTARAKPQRPVQPQRCHHSQRAQKARSPASPQEPDREPARATEAQVLGGYPSSSMSSPSSSVSCSSSSSSSSSSTSSSSSSSSSSSSSSSSSSSSSASSSSSSSSSSSPSSSSSSSSSSSSKPSTETQDSYNRDSSVPGPY